The genomic window CCATTCCGGTATAATGCATGGCGCCGATACCCGAACCTACCAACACGCCGCCGACAACCAATTCCACCCAGTGAATCTTGGGACGCGCCACATACGCAAGAGCGATCATAGAAGCGACGAAACTCGGAATCATCGAAACGATGGTAAGAGTTTTGTCATACGAAACGGTCGTACAAAGTTGAAAGGATAGCATCCCGATAAAATGCATCGCCCAAACTCCGCAACCGAGCGCGAGGCTTCCGGCAAAAAGAATCAGAAACTTACTTCCTTTGCTCGAAGACTCGGGGCCGATTTGACCGACCATCTGAAGCGCGATAGAGGATGAAAAAATCGAAACAAGAACGGAAAGAACGATCAGCGCCGGATCGTAGGAACTGGGAAGGAAGGGAGCGGATTTATCGAATAGAAAAAAATTCTGAATCAATGTCATAAACGAATCGAATATCCCAAAAATAAAAACCTGCAAAACTTCGACCAAACCGATCGATTCCGAAGTTTTTTCAGCGTCCGGCTACTTTTTCAAATTTTGGGTCCCGAAAATCCGTTCGGACCTCAGGGGATTCGCTTATTTTTTATAGTTTAATAAGCCCTATTATTTAAGCAATAGAAAATATCTTTCAATCTTCTTCTTATAATTTAGGAAATCGAGTTGGAAATTTGAAAGCGGGCCCCTCCGATTAGCGGGAGGGGTTCTGTTGAACTCAGCGCCTCTCCCGATGGATCAAGCCAAAGTAGTCAAGAAATTGCAATTCGATCGATCCTTGATCGGATTGCAATTTCTAAATTTTATCGAGACGAGAACGATTCTCCCCATAACCCGACAAAGACACCAATCCTAATGACAAGTTACTTAAGATATCTTTCGAAAATGGAAGTCACTCTTCTCATTTGTGTCTGATGACTTGTTTCGGAACTTTCCTGAAGCGTCAAATGATATTGTAAAATTGCGCTTACTACTTCGGCCCTGCTTTTTCGAAGCTGTAAACGATAATCCAAAGGGTCCAAAAGAAAATGAAGTCCAAGTACTGGTTTCAAAGTTATCCTGATAAGAAGAGGAAGTTTTCTCTTTGCCGTAATTAAGCCTAACGCAGATAGATAACCTTTAAAGATACCGAAAAAAGGAAGAATATAAACAAACAAAACCGAAATTACCAAGCCTGTAACGGTCCCGATTGCAAAAAGCGCCGAACGAACTCGGACTGCACCTGAGGAACGAAGAATGGTTTTAAACATCAGTAAAATCGAAGCTGCAGAATATACAATTGCGTATATTATTAAAATATGATAGGCGAACAAGGGTCTATAAGTGGATGTTTCATAATTCTTCATTTCTATCATATTCAGAAACAAACAAGAAAGTAACAAATACGACAAAATACAAAAATCGAATAATCTTCGATATAACGAAAGGGTTGAATCATTAATTATGAATTCGGTAAGGCGATTTATAAGGAACGGGACGAAAAATACTGGAACTAAAGTCCGGTTTGGTGCAATAGGATGAAGCCCCATAGGTATAAGATAACGAGAAGAGGATATTAGCACCTAAAGACTCGAAGTAACAGAAAGCATTAAATAATAGATTTCTATATTTTTATGCTTATCATGCGTCCATCGGAATACATGAATACCTAAAAATTGAATAATTAAAAAGCAAAACACACCAACAATAAATATTTTATCCATATCTTCGCTGCTTTCAGCTAGATATAAAAGCACTAATAAAGACTAAATTCTGCAACAGAAACAACCGCACCCAATTTGTTTTGATCTAAAAAATACTACAATTAAACTCACTTCATGTATCGCTCAATAAACGAGGTAATTCTTCGAATCTGTGTACGATACTTCATATTGGAGTCTTTTAAAAGGGCCATATGATATTGCATTATATAATTTACGACCTCTACTCGACTATTACGCAACTGTAAACGATAGTCCAAAGGATCAAGAATTGAATGAAGAACCAAAACTGGTCGAAAAGAAATTCTACTCAACAACGGGATTTCCCTTTTAGCAAGGAAACGACTACGCAAAATTATTGCTCTAGTTTCAAATGCATCATACTGCAAAATAGCTATAGCCCAAAAGAAAACCCAGCCCAAAATCCCCAAAGAAGACAAATAACCTTTAAAAATTCCGAAATGAGGCAAAATATAAACGAACAAAATAGTGATTAGGAATCCAAGTAAAGTTCCGAGTATTAGGAGCGAGGAACGCACTCTTACTATTCCTTTCGACCGAATGGCTTCACGAAACATCCAATAAATCGAAACCCCGACGTAAAAAAAGGAATACGCAATGAGAAGATGATATGCAAATAGAGGTCGAAAAACTGAAACATCTTGTTGATCCACCTCAATCAAATTCGATGATACACCTGCAACAATCAAATAACCTAAAAAGAGAAATTCCAAGATTTGAAATTGTTTAGATTTGAGATAATCTTTTACTAACAAACACTGAGTAAGCTCTTTAAGCAAAAAAGGCACCGGAACAACAGAGGTTAAAATCCAATTTGGTACCGCTCCAATCAGGTCAACTGGTATGAGATTTCGAATTCCGGAACCGAAAAGCCATAGAGCCAATGCGATAGTTAGCGCTAAAAAATTCGGTTTAATTTTTGGATGCCCTTTCTCACCTACGCGAAAAACATAAACTCCTAAAAATAAAACGGCAAACGAGCAGAAAAAACTCGCATAATGAATAACATCCATAATTTTTCCTTAAATTTTATGTTATTTTTGATGCAATTTTTTGTAAACTCGCTTTAGGAATCTCAATTATGTTTAATTTCACAGGCTCATTGTTAAGCAAAGAACCGGGAAAAAAAACTAACTTATCAAAATTTTTGGAAAGTTCGACACCTGCCGTCGTATAAATCCGCACAATGGCTCTCATGGTCGGATCGTAGAATCCATATACCTTCTTATAATTTTTCCGTATGCAGTGTCGCGCAACCATGATGAAATTTTTTCGAGCTGCCTTCCAGCCTGAATAAGAGTTTATGAACGCTACATTATTCCAATCTGCCACGTTCTCTTCGACGACAGCGTAACGCATTAAAGGTGCGCTGCCTTCGATTACGGCCATCTCAATAGGAATATAATTATTCGGTTTTTTTTCCACAACCCGCATCGCGGAAAGTATTTTTCCGGTAACATCCGAAACGTAAAACCACGTCGACCAGGGATCTAAATCTACTGTAGTATATGCAGATTTATTGTACCCGTAAGCCATAAATACGGAACGGATAAACTCTTTTACTTTGATTAACTCGTAGGGATTTTCCAATCCGACAATTGTATGTTCGAAGAGGTTAGGTTTTACATTTCGGGGATTGCTTTGCGATCTTTCTAAAATTTGTTGTGACATAATAATTTGATTATGTCATATAAAGCAAAATGGTTCCAGAATTTTTTTAAAAAATTATCTCGAGATTCATTTAATTTAAAACTCAAATCAATTCCGAGTCTGATATTTCCTGCAAAAAATACGGTCCGACCTTCCCTTTCTCAAAAAGGTCGAACCAAAATACACACATCGCTCGATCTACGATAAGTTAACTAATTTCATAATTGACCAGTTGTGATGTTTATTTAATTTAAATATCACAAATACGAGTAATAAAAAAGAGAACGTGAAATTTAGTCAAGAAAGAAAGTTATTTGTGGAAAAGAGGACATTACAAAATTCCAAATTTATGAATTCAACTGAGAATCTTCTTTTACGTAACCTAGAACGAATTTTCGAACGATTTCGAAATCCTTCTTCGGCAATTTCGACAAAATTTCGATCAGTTCTTTTAGATTTTGATTCGAGGCAATTTTTTTTAGGAGAGAAGAATCTATATCAAAAGCTTCTGGCTTTGAATAAGAATTGGAGCGGGAAATTTTTTCAGGCAACTCACCTTTCAAAACCCATTCCCTTTTGAAGCCGTGAACCATCTCTATGGTAATCGCCGCGTCCTCTGGAATCGGAAATCTTCCACTTAACCAGCCGCTAATCGTTTGCTTCGATTTGCCAATGGTTAGTCCGAAATCCGTCTGGTTGCCTTTAAATTGTGAAAGGATTATTTTAAGTCTTTTTTTCTGGTCTTTCAAAATTTGTCCGATAATAATACTTTTTAATTGACAGAAGTATTATAATAATACCATGGTTTTGCCTGAAGAAATCGTTTAAATTTTAAAAAAATAGTAAAGACTGGCAGAAAAGCAACACAAAAGATATACAAAAATCAAATAGACGTGCGCTCCCCCTCTCCAAACGAAATTAACAAGCTAAAATAACGCAAGAGAATTAACAAAATATCAGGTAACGATAGTGAATTTGAATATACTTATACCGGGAATAGCGGGATTGATCCATTTAGTTTTTGGGATTTATGTTTTTAGATTGAATCGGCAAAGGAGACAAACGACACAAAAATTTTTTCTGTATTTGAATCTTTTACTCGCGGCATGGCTGTTCACACAGGCATTTAGGAACTTACTACCCATCGAATATCGAAATTTGGCCCTCAACATTACGTTTTTGCCAATTGCTTATGCTACCTTTGTACTTTATTCGCTTTGCAAAAAAATCGAACACCCTCAAAAAAGAATTCCAATTTGGTCCTCCATCTTTGGTTTTTTAGGCCTTTCCTATATAACATCCATTTGTCTTTCCCAAAGGATGGGAACTCTTAAAGATCCTTATAATTTTATCTTCGATTTCAACTTACACTATCATCTCATGGTGGTTTATCTAGTATTTTGGATGATCATGGCAATCTATGCTATAGCACGAAAAATGATCGTTCAACGGGGTGATTTTAAAGTAAGACTTTTTTTGGTAATGCTCGGAGCTTTGCTTGCACTTCCGATCACCATGCTTTTTGTTTACTTCCTCCCGCTCCTTGGACTTTATAAACCTTACCTTTCTTCCCTAGGGTTAATCTTAGCGTCCATCTTTTGGGCGGTCGGAATTTTACACTATGATGCGTTTGAGATTAAATCCAGCCTCATAAGAGGTCAGGACATTCCACTGATCAACAAAGCAGCGTCAAAGGGCTTTATAAAACTTTTGGAAAAATTGGATCCGATTCGATTTCTTCAAAAACGTACTAAAGAAAAGGCAGAAATCACCAAAGAAATTTTGATTCAAGATTATAATCTGGCTACTGGAAGCGGGGAACTATCC from Leptospira yasudae includes these protein-coding regions:
- a CDS encoding LIC10906 family membrane protein yields the protein MNLNILIPGIAGLIHLVFGIYVFRLNRQRRQTTQKFFLYLNLLLAAWLFTQAFRNLLPIEYRNLALNITFLPIAYATFVLYSLCKKIEHPQKRIPIWSSIFGFLGLSYITSICLSQRMGTLKDPYNFIFDFNLHYHLMVVYLVFWMIMAIYAIARKMIVQRGDFKVRLFLVMLGALLALPITMLFVYFLPLLGLYKPYLSSLGLILASIFWAVGILHYDAFEIKSSLIRGQDIPLINKAASKGFIKLLEKLDPIRFLQKRTKEKAEITKEILIQDYNLATGSGELSVEKRAEILSKKFGKYFK
- a CDS encoding LIC10906 family membrane protein is translated as MDVIHYASFFCSFAVLFLGVYVFRVGEKGHPKIKPNFLALTIALALWLFGSGIRNLIPVDLIGAVPNWILTSVVPVPFLLKELTQCLLVKDYLKSKQFQILEFLFLGYLIVAGVSSNLIEVDQQDVSVFRPLFAYHLLIAYSFFYVGVSIYWMFREAIRSKGIVRVRSSLLILGTLLGFLITILFVYILPHFGIFKGYLSSLGILGWVFFWAIAILQYDAFETRAIILRSRFLAKREIPLLSRISFRPVLVLHSILDPLDYRLQLRNSRVEVVNYIMQYHMALLKDSNMKYRTQIRRITSFIERYMK
- a CDS encoding transcriptional regulator is translated as MKDQKKRLKIILSQFKGNQTDFGLTIGKSKQTISGWLSGRFPIPEDAAITIEMVHGFKREWVLKGELPEKISRSNSYSKPEAFDIDSSLLKKIASNQNLKELIEILSKLPKKDFEIVRKFVLGYVKEDSQLNS
- a CDS encoding LBL_2463 family protein, with the translated sequence MSQQILERSQSNPRNVKPNLFEHTIVGLENPYELIKVKEFIRSVFMAYGYNKSAYTTVDLDPWSTWFYVSDVTGKILSAMRVVEKKPNNYIPIEMAVIEGSAPLMRYAVVEENVADWNNVAFINSYSGWKAARKNFIMVARHCIRKNYKKVYGFYDPTMRAIVRIYTTAGVELSKNFDKLVFFPGSLLNNEPVKLNIIEIPKASLQKIASKIT